Proteins from one Ktedonobacteraceae bacterium genomic window:
- a CDS encoding ABC transporter permease, whose product MPKAISAVTVVQNQRVKQIAQSPWLRRIIFYILLLLLWDAICAAGIWPDYLFPTPLEVWNALVNGFIGGGLYLQASLVSLERLAIGYGISLVIGLVLGLLIGRIRLVEETLGSVILGLQALPSVCWLPLAILWFGLTEQAIIFVVIMGALFSITLGVDAGVKNTSPIYLKAARNLGSRGIGLYTQVVMPAAMPAILNGLKQGWTFAWRSLMAGELLFFTLSLGNLLETGRDLNDASQVMSVMVVIIVIGVAIDSLVFGPLERRVRDRWGLNRR is encoded by the coding sequence ATGCCGAAAGCAATTAGCGCCGTCACGGTCGTACAGAACCAGCGCGTAAAGCAGATCGCTCAGAGCCCCTGGTTACGGCGCATCATCTTCTATATTCTCCTGCTGCTGCTGTGGGACGCCATCTGCGCAGCCGGTATCTGGCCGGATTACCTGTTTCCGACACCACTCGAAGTATGGAACGCGCTGGTCAACGGTTTTATAGGTGGAGGCCTCTATCTCCAGGCATCTCTGGTGAGCCTGGAGCGCCTGGCAATCGGTTATGGCATCTCGCTGGTTATCGGATTAGTGCTGGGTCTGTTGATAGGGCGCATTCGCCTGGTTGAAGAGACGCTTGGCTCGGTGATATTAGGCCTGCAGGCCTTGCCCAGCGTGTGCTGGTTGCCGCTGGCAATCCTGTGGTTCGGCCTGACCGAACAGGCCATCATCTTCGTCGTAATCATGGGCGCGCTCTTCTCGATCACGCTCGGAGTCGATGCCGGGGTCAAGAACACATCACCTATCTACCTCAAGGCAGCTCGTAACCTGGGATCGCGTGGAATAGGTCTCTATACTCAGGTGGTGATGCCTGCGGCCATGCCTGCGATCTTGAACGGGCTGAAGCAGGGCTGGACTTTCGCATGGCGCTCGCTCATGGCCGGTGAATTGCTTTTCTTCACACTGAGCCTGGGGAATCTGCTGGAAACCGGGCGCGACCTCAACGATGCATCGCAGGTCATGTCGGTGATGGTCGTGATCATTGTAATTGGCGTTGCCATCGATAGCCTGGTTTTCGGTCCCTTAGAGCGCCGCGTGCGCGATCGCTGGGGACTTAATCGAAGGTAA
- a CDS encoding molybdopterin-binding protein, whose protein sequence is MKMSARNQLKGTVKEVKKGAVMAEVVVSLPDGQEVVSAITLGSVEELGLKAGDQVVAIIKSTEVMIGKE, encoded by the coding sequence ATGAAAATGAGCGCGCGCAACCAGCTAAAGGGTACGGTCAAAGAGGTGAAGAAAGGTGCTGTGATGGCCGAGGTAGTCGTTTCGCTGCCGGATGGTCAGGAAGTGGTCTCCGCCATCACGCTCGGCTCGGTTGAGGAACTGGGTCTGAAAGCTGGCGACCAGGTTGTCGCAATCATCAAGTCAACAGAGGTGATGATAGGGAAAGAATAA
- a CDS encoding type II toxin-antitoxin system VapC family toxin codes for MRKKVVVDTSIAIKWVLDEPDSSLALALLFKWIDEGTEIRAPALLAYEVANVLYQRVRKGELSAERAKKGLEDVLLIELELNLDDFLNLGKRAIELAHLYSLPAAYDPHYLALAEREQCDYWTADTRLWNAIGGKLPWVRRLADYKSMLH; via the coding sequence ATGAGAAAAAAAGTAGTTGTTGATACAAGTATTGCTATCAAATGGGTGTTGGATGAACCTGATTCCAGTTTAGCACTGGCCTTACTCTTCAAGTGGATTGATGAAGGAACAGAGATACGGGCTCCTGCTCTACTCGCGTATGAGGTTGCTAACGTATTATATCAGCGTGTCCGTAAAGGTGAACTTTCAGCCGAAAGAGCGAAGAAAGGGTTAGAAGATGTTCTACTTATTGAACTTGAGCTTAACCTTGATGATTTCTTAAATCTAGGCAAGAGAGCAATTGAATTAGCCCATCTTTATTCTCTTCCAGCCGCATACGATCCACATTATCTTGCCTTAGCGGAACGCGAGCAGTGCGACTACTGGACCGCAGACACCCGACTCTGGAACGCAATCGGCGGTAAACTCCCCTGGGTACGGCGGCTAGCCGATTATAAAAGCATGCTCCATTGA
- a CDS encoding diacylglycerol kinase family protein — protein sequence MLTDTTGDISHASGASHCFAVMIANPNSGSGVFVHHTHRLHETASFLRNQGWRVELCYTQRAGDAEQLARTAVEQKADVVIAVGGDGTINEIIQALAGSETALGVIPTGTVNVWAREMGIPFYDAGARDVLLHGQTRCIDLGCVNGRYFLMMVGIGLDGTITQAVEKKPLKRLGIFGYFLAATWLGPGYQSFPVTLHKNGKTVNMRALQVFVGNTQLYAGAFKFTWQAKCDDGLLDLCIVRRRGPFGRLVVLWDFILRREHRRHWVHYETFTSIAIETPQPVAIQVDGEAAGYTPATFSILPASLKVIVPQKVPADVFSQNDNS from the coding sequence ATGCTGACAGATACAACCGGGGATATTTCGCACGCTTCGGGCGCATCGCATTGTTTTGCCGTCATGATCGCCAATCCCAATTCGGGATCGGGTGTCTTTGTGCATCATACGCATCGCTTGCATGAGACCGCCTCATTTTTACGCAATCAGGGCTGGAGGGTCGAGCTCTGTTACACGCAAAGAGCCGGTGATGCGGAGCAACTGGCTCGCACTGCCGTAGAACAGAAAGCCGACGTGGTAATCGCAGTGGGTGGCGACGGCACCATCAACGAAATCATCCAGGCCCTGGCCGGAAGCGAAACCGCGCTGGGCGTCATCCCTACGGGCACCGTCAATGTGTGGGCGCGCGAAATGGGCATTCCTTTTTATGATGCAGGCGCGCGCGACGTGCTGCTGCATGGGCAGACGCGCTGTATTGACCTCGGCTGCGTCAACGGGCGCTATTTTCTGATGATGGTCGGCATCGGTCTCGATGGCACAATCACGCAGGCCGTCGAAAAAAAGCCGCTCAAACGCCTGGGCATTTTTGGTTATTTCCTCGCCGCTACCTGGTTAGGCCCCGGCTATCAAAGCTTCCCCGTTACTCTTCACAAGAATGGAAAAACTGTGAACATGCGCGCCTTGCAGGTTTTTGTCGGCAATACCCAGCTCTACGCGGGCGCGTTCAAGTTTACCTGGCAGGCGAAGTGCGACGATGGCTTGCTCGATTTATGCATCGTGCGCAGGCGCGGGCCGTTTGGTCGCCTGGTAGTGCTGTGGGACTTCATCCTGCGCCGCGAACATCGCCGTCACTGGGTTCATTACGAAACCTTCACCTCTATTGCGATAGAAACGCCACAGCCGGTCGCCATTCAGGTCGATGGCGAAGCCGCCGGTTATACCCCCGCTACTTTCAGCATTCTTCCTGCGAGCTTAAAGGTTATCGTGCCACAGAAAGTGCCTGCTGACGTATTTTCACAGAACGATAACTCCTGA
- the alr gene encoding alanine racemase, which translates to MIFLDHLLDATQGVLRFAGKQQHFDAFNHDTRQLIPGELFVAVRGERRDGHDYLGDAVKRGAAGLLLEARYMNALSEEAQLAIQQAGIAVVVVEDTRIALQQYARFILERWHPTVIAVTGSTGKTSTKEAIATVLAGSFATFRSWQNYNDLLGLPLSLGRLEERHEYAVLEMSCDHPGEIQDLCRIARPQIGVLTNISPAQLQYFGSVDRLAAELVSLLTHLPEEGVAIVNIDDARIRDIISGSMVDSLARFIVAPIIPFMPLAAQNVKVTWQGIRFDEPVHLSSHLLGAHHISTMLAASTVGSYCGLNQDDIAHALANVYPLPGRLNPVPGIQGSMLLDDTHNATPASVLVGLETLRTLPSGRRIAVLGDMLRLGDYEEEAHRQAGQKTASCVDYLILRGEWATTVSEAAQQAGLSPERIIITSTHEDAVKVARHFIAESHGGRLIVHTADLPAQSVPSANPELLSYASTVLIKGSEETRMERVTEMLMAQPEQAPEQLVRQMPGWKQIVVMRPERPTWVEIDLSAIANNTRRIQALVGPRVGILASLKADAYGHGALKVARTVLHNGATMIGVATVSEAAPLREAGINAPMLVFGYVPHWQMREAVRLGLSITLYSVEAAQALSRAAQALKKSVNVHIKVDSGMGRLGIRAEEPENVLQLAQEVERLPGLVLEGIFTHFAMADSANLAHARLQLNRFRRVLEVLERKGIRPPLIHAANSAAILSLPEAHFDMVRPGIALYGLDPSTEVRLPEGFRPALSFKTQVGQVKLIPAGECISYGCTFTTERPTTVAILPVGYADGFRRAPANWGSVLIHGQEAPLLGRVCMDQCIVDVSHIPQARVGDEVVLIGRQGQATLTAEQVAQRLGTINYEVVSEILARVPRVD; encoded by the coding sequence ATGATATTCCTTGATCACCTGCTCGACGCGACACAGGGAGTGCTGCGCTTTGCAGGAAAACAGCAACACTTCGATGCTTTTAACCACGATACCAGGCAACTGATCCCTGGCGAACTCTTTGTAGCCGTGCGCGGCGAACGCCGCGATGGCCATGATTACCTGGGCGATGCTGTGAAGCGAGGAGCGGCGGGCCTGCTGCTAGAGGCTCGCTATATGAACGCGCTCTCTGAGGAAGCGCAATTGGCGATACAACAGGCAGGCATTGCTGTCGTCGTCGTAGAAGACACACGCATCGCCTTACAACAATATGCTCGCTTCATTCTGGAGCGCTGGCATCCGACGGTTATCGCCGTAACCGGCAGCACTGGCAAGACCAGCACAAAGGAAGCTATAGCTACTGTCCTGGCCGGTAGCTTTGCCACATTTCGCAGCTGGCAAAACTACAATGACCTGCTGGGATTGCCGCTCTCGCTTGGCCGTCTTGAAGAGCGCCACGAGTACGCGGTATTGGAGATGAGTTGCGATCATCCGGGTGAGATTCAAGACCTGTGTCGCATTGCGCGGCCCCAGATTGGTGTCCTGACCAATATCAGCCCTGCGCAGCTCCAGTATTTTGGCAGCGTTGATCGATTGGCCGCCGAACTGGTTTCCCTCCTTACCCACCTTCCAGAGGAAGGTGTGGCTATCGTCAACATCGATGATGCGCGCATCCGCGATATCATCTCAGGCTCCATGGTAGATTCGCTCGCGAGGTTTATTGTTGCTCCCATCATACCTTTTATGCCGTTGGCGGCACAAAACGTGAAAGTGACGTGGCAGGGCATCCGTTTTGATGAACCTGTCCATCTCTCTTCGCACCTGCTGGGCGCGCATCATATCTCCACTATGCTTGCTGCTTCTACTGTCGGCAGCTATTGTGGCTTGAATCAGGATGACATAGCTCATGCCCTGGCGAATGTATATCCACTGCCGGGGAGACTCAATCCTGTCCCCGGCATACAGGGTTCGATGCTGCTCGACGATACGCACAATGCTACACCCGCGTCGGTGCTTGTCGGGCTGGAAACACTACGAACGCTTCCTTCGGGTCGCCGTATTGCCGTGCTTGGCGATATGTTACGCCTGGGCGACTATGAAGAGGAGGCCCATCGCCAGGCCGGGCAGAAAACCGCCTCGTGCGTCGACTACCTGATTTTGCGCGGAGAGTGGGCGACAACTGTTTCCGAAGCCGCGCAGCAGGCCGGTCTCTCGCCAGAGCGCATCATCATCACCTCAACCCACGAAGACGCTGTAAAAGTAGCGCGGCATTTCATCGCAGAATCCCATGGGGGCCGATTGATCGTACACACCGCCGATTTACCGGCCCAATCCGTTCCTTCCGCCAACCCGGAACTCCTATCCTACGCATCCACCGTCCTCATCAAAGGTTCCGAGGAAACGCGCATGGAGCGAGTAACAGAAATGCTTATGGCGCAACCTGAACAGGCGCCCGAACAGCTGGTGCGCCAGATGCCGGGTTGGAAGCAAATTGTGGTTATGCGCCCCGAGCGGCCTACCTGGGTAGAAATCGACCTGAGCGCCATCGCGAATAATACGCGGCGCATTCAGGCGCTGGTCGGGCCGCGAGTCGGTATTCTTGCCAGTTTGAAAGCCGATGCCTACGGGCATGGAGCGCTGAAGGTGGCGCGTACAGTTTTGCACAATGGTGCCACCATGATCGGGGTGGCGACGGTAAGCGAGGCCGCGCCTTTGCGCGAAGCCGGCATCAATGCGCCCATGCTTGTTTTTGGCTATGTCCCTCACTGGCAAATGCGCGAGGCTGTGCGCCTGGGATTGTCGATCACACTGTATTCGGTGGAAGCGGCCCAGGCGCTCTCGCGTGCTGCTCAGGCCCTGAAAAAATCCGTCAATGTCCACATCAAGGTCGATAGCGGTATGGGGCGATTGGGTATACGTGCCGAGGAACCCGAAAACGTATTACAACTGGCCCAGGAGGTTGAACGTTTGCCCGGGCTTGTTCTGGAAGGTATCTTTACCCATTTCGCGATGGCCGATAGTGCCAATTTAGCTCATGCGCGCCTGCAACTGAATCGGTTCCGGCGCGTATTGGAAGTATTGGAGAGAAAAGGCATCCGCCCGCCTCTGATTCATGCCGCCAACAGCGCGGCGATCTTGAGTTTGCCTGAGGCGCATTTCGATATGGTGCGGCCCGGTATCGCGCTGTATGGTCTGGACCCATCGACGGAGGTGCGCCTGCCGGAAGGCTTTCGGCCCGCGCTTTCGTTCAAAACGCAGGTGGGCCAGGTCAAGCTCATACCGGCAGGGGAATGCATCAGTTACGGCTGTACCTTTACGACGGAACGGCCTACAACGGTGGCGATACTGCCGGTTGGCTACGCCGACGGATTTCGCCGCGCTCCGGCCAACTGGGGTTCCGTGCTGATTCACGGGCAGGAAGCGCCGCTGCTGGGTCGGGTCTGCATGGACCAGTGCATCGTCGATGTCTCGCACATTCCGCAGGCGCGTGTAGGTGACGAGGTAGTCTTGATCGGACGACAGGGACAGGCGACTCTTACCGCCGAGCAGGTGGCGCAGCGATTGGGTACAATTAATTATGAAGTCGTCTCGGAAATCCTGGCACGCGTGCCGCGCGTAGATTGA
- a CDS encoding cyclopropane-fatty-acyl-phospholipid synthase family protein — protein MASQTTKTTDPAIQTTLSLLQDFFGSAEVPAFAVRLWEGTVWQSKPEADEPPRFTLVLQHPGALRKMFLPPSELNLGEAYIYNDFDIEGDIEAVFPVADQIMDERWGKMAQVRYGKRLLSLPRTGQPRPGDSGARLRGALHSKERDKQAISYHYNRSNDFYALWLDQHMVYSCAYFASPDDDLDTAQQRKLEYICRKLRLRPGERLLDIGCGWGGLVIYAAQHYGVDTYGITLSQAQADLAQERIRQAGLTDRCCVEMRDYRDVNEEHTYEKIVSVGMFEHVGEALLPTYFKQAWHLLRPGGVFLNHGIASVMTATALQESSFNQKYVFPDGELVPISTTLRIAEASGFEVRDVESLREHYALTLRHWVKRLEAHAEEARHYTNEVTYRIWRLYMAASIHAFKTGRTNIYQTLLAKPDHGDSRLPLTRGDWYV, from the coding sequence ATGGCTTCGCAAACCACAAAAACGACCGATCCGGCCATCCAAACCACCCTATCATTGTTACAAGATTTTTTCGGCTCCGCGGAGGTGCCTGCCTTTGCTGTGCGGCTGTGGGAAGGAACGGTCTGGCAATCAAAGCCGGAAGCGGATGAGCCACCCCGTTTCACACTGGTACTCCAGCATCCGGGGGCCCTGCGGAAGATGTTCCTGCCGCCCAGCGAACTGAATCTGGGCGAGGCGTATATTTACAATGACTTTGATATCGAGGGGGATATCGAAGCCGTGTTTCCGGTAGCGGATCAGATCATGGATGAGCGTTGGGGAAAGATGGCGCAGGTCCGCTATGGGAAACGGTTGTTGAGCTTGCCTCGCACAGGCCAACCTCGCCCTGGCGATTCAGGCGCCAGATTGCGGGGCGCGTTGCACTCGAAAGAGCGCGATAAGCAGGCCATCTCCTATCACTACAATCGTTCCAATGATTTCTATGCGCTCTGGCTGGATCAGCACATGGTCTACTCTTGCGCCTACTTTGCCAGTCCCGATGACGACCTGGATACAGCCCAGCAGCGCAAGCTCGAGTATATTTGTCGCAAGTTGCGCTTGCGCCCGGGAGAGCGTCTGCTGGATATCGGCTGCGGCTGGGGTGGATTGGTGATCTATGCCGCGCAACATTATGGCGTCGACACCTATGGCATTACCTTGAGCCAGGCGCAAGCAGACCTGGCGCAGGAGCGTATCCGGCAGGCGGGTTTAACCGATCGCTGCTGCGTGGAGATGCGCGATTATCGCGATGTGAACGAGGAACACACCTATGAGAAAATTGTGAGCGTGGGTATGTTTGAACACGTGGGTGAGGCGCTGCTGCCCACATATTTTAAACAGGCGTGGCACCTCTTGCGACCGGGCGGAGTCTTCCTTAACCATGGAATAGCCAGTGTGATGACCGCAACCGCTTTGCAGGAATCATCCTTTAACCAGAAATATGTGTTTCCAGATGGTGAACTGGTGCCGATCAGTACAACATTGCGCATAGCCGAGGCAAGCGGCTTCGAGGTACGCGACGTTGAAAGCCTGCGCGAGCATTATGCGCTCACGCTGCGCCATTGGGTCAAACGATTGGAGGCTCATGCCGAGGAGGCGCGCCACTATACCAACGAGGTCACCTATCGTATCTGGCGGCTATACATGGCCGCATCGATCCATGCTTTCAAAACTGGCCGGACGAACATTTATCAGACGCTGCTGGCTAAACCTGACCATGGCGATAGCCGACTGCCTCTGACGCGCGGCGATTGGTATGTCTGA
- the dprA gene encoding DNA-processing protein DprA: MEVSDSPSHYYPSDALSLDELAYWIAFNRVLGIGPVRFKLLLDFFHDDAAAAWHAGSKELAQAGLEPKIIERFLKQRAAIIPQRELERLDKLHIRVITWKDKTYPALLKEVDAPPPVLYIYGTFTEADQFALAVVGTRNSTTYGRQVTEQMVSDLAKGKVTVVSGLALGIDTIAHTAALDAGGRTIAVLANGLDTIYPPINRGLARRIVESGQGALITEYPLGVQPESGNFPARNRIISGLSLGVLVIEAPEKSGALITANFALKQGREVFAVPGSILSSRSKGVNRLIQDGARPVMDVKDILEALNLFMIPQHIEMQAALPENAEERVLLDLIGHEPRHVDDLIRESGLATTTVTATLMMMELKGMVRQVGGMQFVLAR, from the coding sequence ATGGAAGTGTCTGATTCACCCTCGCACTACTATCCCTCTGACGCGCTGTCATTAGACGAACTGGCCTACTGGATTGCTTTCAACCGCGTGCTCGGCATAGGCCCCGTCCGTTTCAAGTTACTGCTCGATTTCTTTCACGATGATGCCGCTGCGGCATGGCATGCCGGTAGCAAAGAACTGGCACAGGCGGGCCTGGAGCCGAAGATCATTGAACGTTTCCTGAAGCAGCGCGCCGCCATCATACCGCAGCGGGAGCTTGAGCGCCTGGACAAATTACACATTCGAGTAATTACCTGGAAGGACAAAACGTACCCTGCGCTGCTTAAAGAAGTCGATGCTCCGCCGCCCGTACTCTATATTTATGGCACTTTTACAGAGGCCGATCAATTCGCGCTGGCTGTGGTTGGCACGCGCAATTCGACCACCTACGGCCGCCAGGTGACCGAGCAGATGGTGAGCGACCTCGCCAAGGGTAAGGTTACAGTCGTGAGCGGATTAGCCCTCGGCATCGACACCATCGCCCACACAGCGGCGTTGGATGCCGGTGGTCGCACGATAGCGGTGCTGGCGAATGGCCTGGACACCATCTATCCGCCCATCAATCGTGGCCTGGCTCGTCGCATCGTAGAATCAGGTCAGGGAGCCTTAATTACGGAATATCCGCTGGGAGTTCAGCCCGAAAGCGGCAATTTTCCTGCTCGCAATCGCATCATCTCCGGTCTTTCGCTCGGTGTACTGGTCATCGAAGCGCCCGAAAAAAGCGGGGCATTGATTACCGCCAACTTTGCCCTGAAGCAGGGGCGCGAGGTCTTCGCCGTTCCCGGCAGCATTCTCTCCAGCAGGAGCAAGGGCGTTAACCGCCTGATCCAGGACGGTGCCCGCCCGGTGATGGACGTGAAGGACATTCTGGAGGCTCTCAATCTCTTCATGATCCCGCAACATATCGAGATGCAGGCGGCGCTACCGGAGAATGCCGAAGAGCGTGTGCTTCTGGATTTGATCGGCCACGAGCCGCGCCACGTGGACGACCTGATTCGTGAATCGGGGTTGGCGACCACGACGGTTACTGCCACGCTAATGATGATGGAATTGAAAGGGATGGTGAGGCAGGTGGGGGGGATGCAGTTTGTACTGGCGAGATGA